The Moorena producens PAL-8-15-08-1 genomic interval TTGCTGGTTATATTCTCTATGAGGTCAACACTAAAAGCGAAACGTGGGGTTGTGGTAAGGTCTGTAACTAATTACGTTTGTTTTTACAGAGGTTAGAAAGCAGCAAGCGAAAGGCTTTATGCTTGTTTAAGCAGCAAGGGCAGAGGCTTCTTGTTTTGGCAGTTAGGGGTTAGGGGTTAGGAGTTAGGGGTTAACCAAAATCAATAACCCTAGCTTCTTTCACTAGACCTTATCCGCTAATAGAAGAAGCCGCTGCCCTGTTGCTCAATCAGTACATATCACCTTACATATCACCTTAAATACTCAATGCTCCGTAGATTATTAGACTTCTTTGAGAAGTCGGGAACAGGGAACAGGGGACAGGGAACAGTGGACAACAATTCACGGGAACAGTATCAAAAAACTAGTTTGGGAAGAGGTCTATTCGTATCAATCCGTTATTTGCTGCTAGTTGTTCTGGTGTTCTTCCTAGAGACATGCACGGTTAGTTCACCAGCCCAGGTTCCGGTTAACCAATATGTCAGGCGCTACCTAGATGTGGCAGAACCTGTAGCGATCGCTTTAGATGGCAAGGGAGAGACTAAGCTGTTTGACGGCGAAGACTTGTCTGTTGGTAAAGAATTATTTTCCGAAAATTGCCAGAGGTGTCATGTGGGAGGAGCTAATCTCATTGATCCCACTGTGTCTCTATCTCTGGAGAGGCTAGCTAAGGCAACACCACCTCGGGATAATCTCAATGCTTTAATTGCTTTTATGAGGCAACCGATGACCTATGATGGTACCGAGGAAAGCTTCTCGTGCCGCGAAGTCGAAGAGAGTTGGATACCACAGGAGGAAATCGAGAAAATAGCGGCATTTGTGATCAGAGCCGCACAGAAAGGACCAGGATGGGGCAGTGAGGATTTATTTTAAGCCTACTGCTTGACACCTATACAGGGAATCGGGAATCGGGAATCGGGAATCGGGAATCGGGAATCGGGAATCGGGAACAGGGAATCGGGAACAGGGAATGGTAAATAGTAAGAAGCACAGATAAGGAAAGATTACTACAGTAGTTGCTGATTTAACTCCCCATCTCCCCATCTCCCCATCTCCCCACACCTCCCACACTCCCCATCTCCCCATCTCCCCATCTCCCCATCTCCCCACACCTCCCACACTCCCGACTCCCGATTCCCGATTCCCGATTCCCTAATCATTAATCCCTAAAAGCAAGTTAATAATCACCTGATCGAATCTCTTCATTAGCTGCTTCTTGGGCTTTCTTCATAGCACTTTCTAAGGATTGCTCACCCAGTAAGGTACTCAGAAATTGATTATCGAAATGGGTTTGAATGGTTGGCAAGGTTTCCCCAGCCTGCCAAATGGTTGCATAGGCGGCTCCTTTAATAAAAGGAGCATAGAGGGGATTGTTTTTATAGCCTAGTTCCGATAACACAGATACCCGAGAAGGTAGTACTAGTCCCGCTTTTCCCCAAGCTTTCATTCCTTCTTTGCCGGTAAGATAGGAAATGAGTTGCCAAGCTGCTTCTTTATGTTGAGCTTGTTTATTCATAACATAAGCAACGGTATAAGCCATGGTTCCTTTTTTACTACCTAAGGAGGGAACTTCAGCGGTGGCGAATTTAATTTTAGGAAATGTGTCTTTGAGATAAGGAATAGCCCAGCTACCTTCAATTACCATTGCGGTTTTACCCTGACCAAACATTTCGCTACCAGAACTAGCGCCAATGTCTGAGGGTAAGGCAGCAGACTGGTAGTTTCGGTATAGGTCAATGACAGTTTGAAGACTTTTAAAAGTTTCAGGAGTGGCAAAGGTAGCGTAGCCGTTTTTGTCAACTAACTTACCGCCAAAGGCTTTAATTAAAAAATAGAGACGAGCCAGTTCCTGATTAATTCCTAAACCATAGCGCTCATTCCTACCATCGCGATTATTGTCAATGGTTAGTTTTTGGGAAGAATCCCGTAATTCTTGCCAAGTTTGGGGTGGTTGAGTTAAATTAGCTTGTTTGAATAATTGCTTATTGTAAAAAAGGGCAAGGGTGGAAAAATCTTTAGGCAATCCGTAGATTATGCCATTATATTGGAATGCTTTAAACAGAGAGGGTTCAAAGTCAGCTAGATCAAAATTATCAGTGCGCTTAATGTAGTCATCCAAAGGCTCCAAAACATCATGACTCATTAGTAATGGGGCTTCATAGGCATCTAAATAAAAGATATCTGGAGCGGCATCACCAATTAATCGGGTTTTGATCACATCCATGTATTGACCAGTGATGACTTCAAGCTTAACCTTTACTTTGGGATGTTTAGCTTCAAATTCTTTTAGTACTTGCTCTAGTAATTGTTTTTCAGTAGGGCTGCTTTGCCAACCACCGAGAGTGACGGTGGTTACTCCATCTAGGTTACTGCTTTGACAGGCTATAATGCAGAGAATTATCAGCGGTAAGATTACCCATTTTGACAGGATTTTCTTCATTTGTTGAGGGTTGACGGGTACATTGAAATTGATATAGCCTATTTATCTTACTAGAGTGCAAGACCGATTATGATCAGAGTGTCTAACCAATTCAGAAATCCTAAAACACTGGTTAAGGTAAGTGGTTGGCTACTGTTGCTACTGACTGGCCAAACAGTTATGGCGGATCTGAGGCCAGCTACTGCCCAAACGTCACCAGAACCAAGATTTTTTGGGGAGCCTCTACCAACTATGACGCCATCTTCTCTACCATCGGTTAACACTCCCCCTTTAATTTTGCCGACCGCCTCACCCAATCGGTCAAGCAATACACCATTACCTCCTCAGTTAAATGTCAACGACACTAATCCATCAATAACTAATCCATCAATAACTAATCCATCAAGACCCATCGCTAATCTCTATCGGGTTGATGTGGTGGGTGATAGTTATTGGTTGTTATCCCAAGTACAAGACATTGAACCACAAGCGTTTGTGCGCGAGGGAGAGGGGGTGATTCAAGCGGGGACATTTATGGATCGCTACAATGCTCAGTCCCGTCTGCGCACTTTGGAAGCTTTGGGAATTCCAGCCCGCATCATAACCATTGAACCACAAGCATTTGATGATGGTGGTGCCACAAATCTGAGGAACATACCAACTTTTTCATCCGATGGCTCGATCACCTATGGCTCCCGTTTGGTGTATCCAGAAACAGGATTAGATTTGGCGAATCGTGGTGCTGTGAGTTCTGGTTCTAATCCAGAGGATTCAAGAGAATCTAGGGGTAGGAGCTATTTTGTGGCTATTCCTGGAAATGCTCAGAGGTTACCAGAGATGGTAACGGAATTGGTTAAAATTGGGATTGCCCAGGATTTAGTGATCCAACGAGATGCCCCCAGAGGTAAACATGTTGCTGTTGGTCCGTTTAAAAAGCGGGGGGAGGCAGAACGTTGGAGTAATCGTTTGCGCTCTGCTGGTTGGGATGCACGGGTGTATTTTAGTCGGTAGGGGCAGAATTAAGAATTAAGAATTAAGAATGAAGAAGGCAAAAGGCAAAAGGCAAAAGGCAAAAGGCAAAAGGCAAAAGGCAAAAGGCAGAATTAAGAAGGCAAAAGGCAAAAGGCAAAAGGCAAAAGGCAAAAGGCAGAATTATAAATTCTAAAGTCTACATTCAATAAGTCTAAAGTCTACATTCAATAAGTCTAAAGTCTACATTCAATAAGTCTAAAGTCTACATTCAATAATTCTAAAGTCTACATTCAATAATTCTAAATTCTACATTCAATAATTCTAAATTCTACTGATGGAGTCTCAGAATCGGCGAGAACTAATTGAACAAGTGGTGGTAACTGCTGAGCAGATGCGTGAGATTGAAGGGCGCATCTTTGAGGCGGGGATGCCTGTAGCAGCTTTGATGGAAAAGGTGGCAGGATTGATTACTGGCTCTATTCAACGTCTTTATCCCTGGGCTGAGAATAGGCGAGTGGGTGTGTTAGTTGGTCCTGGTCATAATGGGGGCGATGGGTTAGTTGTTGCTCGTGAACTTTATTTACAGGGGTATGAGATCCACATTTACTGTCCTTTGTCGAAACTGAAGGAATTGACTGACTACCATGCTCGGTATGCCCTTAGCTTGGGGATTCCTTTTTATGACGAGATTGAACCGCTGTATGAGTGTGACTTGATTATTGATGGTTTGTTCGGATTTGGACTGACGCGATCGCTTTCTGGTAGTATCGCTGAGGCGGTTGAGCTGTTGAATCAATGGTCACAACCGGTGGTGAGTATTGATTTACCTTCGGGATTACATACTGATACTGGGGAAGTTTTGGGCATCGCGGTTCGGGCTACCCGGACATTGTGCTTAGGGTTGTGGAAGTTGGCGTTTCTCCAAGACCAAGGGTTGGATTATATTGG includes:
- a CDS encoding ABC transporter substrate-binding protein codes for the protein MKKILSKWVILPLIILCIIACQSSNLDGVTTVTLGGWQSSPTEKQLLEQVLKEFEAKHPKVKVKLEVITGQYMDVIKTRLIGDAAPDIFYLDAYEAPLLMSHDVLEPLDDYIKRTDNFDLADFEPSLFKAFQYNGIIYGLPKDFSTLALFYNKQLFKQANLTQPPQTWQELRDSSQKLTIDNNRDGRNERYGLGINQELARLYFLIKAFGGKLVDKNGYATFATPETFKSLQTVIDLYRNYQSAALPSDIGASSGSEMFGQGKTAMVIEGSWAIPYLKDTFPKIKFATAEVPSLGSKKGTMAYTVAYVMNKQAQHKEAAWQLISYLTGKEGMKAWGKAGLVLPSRVSVLSELGYKNNPLYAPFIKGAAYATIWQAGETLPTIQTHFDNQFLSTLLGEQSLESAMKKAQEAANEEIRSGDY
- the psbV2 gene encoding photosystem II cytochrome PsbV2; this encodes MLRRLLDFFEKSGTGNRGQGTVDNNSREQYQKTSLGRGLFVSIRYLLLVVLVFFLETCTVSSPAQVPVNQYVRRYLDVAEPVAIALDGKGETKLFDGEDLSVGKELFSENCQRCHVGGANLIDPTVSLSLERLAKATPPRDNLNALIAFMRQPMTYDGTEESFSCREVEESWIPQEEIEKIAAFVIRAAQKGPGWGSEDLF